A single window of Methylobacterium nodulans ORS 2060 DNA harbors:
- a CDS encoding ornithine cyclodeaminase family protein, whose product MPLASALEVVEATLRDHGNGAFENPPKTGVHPQHDAFIHAMAGWLPRQKRGGVKWVAGYSSNYKSGLPNITGLMVLNDPETGLPICVMDAAYLTAVRTSAASAITSKYLAPSNVDRIAVIGAGLQGLYHVKLMSLIHPSAEFQVVDIDPSAVDRLANQVSAEARVVHVREAESAIRAADVVVTATSRLEEVVFQFGWMKKASLVLPVHVRGWSQDITTASDALFTDDVEQFTNFIRATGSPYEDLSRVRGSVSSVIVGKLTGRSSNSDRIAVFNLGLAIHDVAIAAEILSLAERQNIGTVVAY is encoded by the coding sequence TTGCCGCTTGCCTCCGCATTGGAGGTCGTCGAAGCTACGCTTCGAGACCACGGTAACGGCGCATTCGAAAACCCGCCCAAAACCGGCGTTCACCCTCAACATGATGCGTTCATCCACGCCATGGCGGGCTGGCTGCCCAGGCAGAAGCGTGGGGGCGTTAAATGGGTCGCGGGCTATTCCAGCAACTACAAGAGCGGCCTGCCGAATATTACCGGCCTGATGGTTCTCAACGATCCGGAAACGGGCCTACCCATCTGCGTCATGGATGCAGCCTACCTGACTGCGGTGCGCACGAGCGCTGCGTCGGCTATCACCAGCAAGTATCTCGCGCCAAGCAACGTGGATAGGATTGCAGTCATTGGCGCTGGTCTGCAGGGGCTTTATCATGTGAAGCTGATGTCGCTGATCCACCCCTCGGCCGAGTTCCAGGTGGTAGATATCGATCCCAGCGCCGTGGACCGTCTGGCCAACCAGGTCTCGGCAGAGGCACGCGTCGTCCACGTTCGAGAGGCCGAGAGCGCCATACGCGCCGCCGATGTCGTGGTGACTGCGACGAGCCGATTGGAGGAAGTCGTGTTCCAGTTCGGCTGGATGAAGAAAGCCAGCCTGGTGCTCCCCGTCCATGTCCGGGGATGGTCCCAAGACATCACGACGGCGTCGGACGCATTATTCACGGACGACGTGGAACAATTCACAAACTTCATACGCGCGACAGGCTCGCCGTATGAGGATTTATCGCGTGTGCGAGGCTCCGTGAGTAGTGTCATCGTGGGAAAGCTGACTGGCCGGTCAAGCAACTCCGATCGCATCGCGGTATTCAATCTTGGCTTGGCGATTCATGATGTTGCCATCGCCGCCGAGATCCTATCTCTCGCAGAGCGGCAGAACATAGGAACAGTCGTAGCCTACTAA
- the nifX gene encoding nitrogen fixation protein NifX, protein MTALRRLRLVDSEKAGEAPAVPAVRVAITTQDMKSLNAHFGSARHFALYNVTLRGWSFFEAVTFEDVSDEGGQHKTDGDRITPKVEALRGCHLLFCLAIGGPSAAKVVTAKVHPIKIARAQPIEAVLERTRDMLAGSPPPWLRKVLAAAGAVAPKPSFVDDED, encoded by the coding sequence ATGACGGCCCTGCGCAGATTGCGGCTCGTTGACAGCGAGAAGGCGGGGGAGGCGCCCGCCGTCCCGGCGGTGCGCGTCGCCATCACCACGCAGGACATGAAGAGCCTCAACGCCCATTTCGGCTCCGCGCGCCACTTCGCCCTCTACAACGTGACGCTGCGGGGGTGGAGCTTCTTCGAGGCCGTCACCTTCGAGGACGTCTCGGACGAGGGCGGTCAGCACAAGACCGACGGCGACCGCATTACCCCCAAGGTCGAGGCCCTGCGCGGCTGCCACCTGCTGTTCTGCCTCGCCATCGGCGGCCCCTCCGCCGCCAAGGTCGTTACCGCGAAGGTCCACCCGATCAAGATCGCGCGGGCGCAGCCGATCGAGGCCGTGCTGGAGCGCACCCGCGACATGCTCGCGGGCTCGCCGCCCCCCTGGCTGCGCAAGGTGCTGGCGGCGGCCGGCGCGGTCGCCCCCAAACCCTCCTTCGTCGACGACGAGGATTGA
- the nifH gene encoding nitrogenase iron protein, producing MTGLRQIAFYGKGGIGKSTTSQNTLAALVEKGQKILIVGCDPKADSTRLILNAKAQDTVLSLAAEAGSVEDLELEEVLKIGYKGIKCVESGGPEPGVGCAGRGVITSINFLEENGAYDDVDYVSYDVLGDVVCGGFAMPIRENKAQEIYIVMSGEMMALYAANNIAKGILKYAHSGGVRLGGLICNERQTDRELDLAEALAKRLNSQLIHFVPRDNIVQHAELRRQTVIQYAPDSAQAGEYRKLAEKVHANAGKGTIPTPITMEELEQMLLDFGIMKTEEQQLAELAAKEAAKAAAALR from the coding sequence ATGACTGGTCTGCGCCAAATCGCGTTCTACGGGAAAGGGGGGATCGGCAAGTCGACCACCTCCCAGAATACCCTCGCGGCCCTCGTCGAGAAGGGTCAGAAGATCCTGATCGTCGGCTGCGATCCGAAAGCTGATTCCACGCGCCTCATCCTCAATGCGAAGGCGCAGGACACTGTCCTCAGCCTCGCGGCAGAGGCCGGCTCGGTGGAGGACCTCGAGCTCGAGGAGGTCCTCAAGATTGGCTACAAGGGTATCAAGTGCGTCGAATCCGGCGGCCCTGAGCCGGGCGTCGGCTGCGCCGGCCGCGGCGTCATCACGTCGATCAACTTCCTCGAGGAGAACGGCGCCTACGACGACGTCGACTACGTCTCCTACGACGTGCTTGGCGACGTGGTCTGCGGCGGCTTCGCGATGCCGATCCGCGAGAACAAGGCCCAGGAAATTTACATCGTCATGTCCGGCGAGATGATGGCGCTCTACGCCGCCAACAACATCGCCAAGGGCATTCTCAAGTATGCCCATTCGGGCGGCGTCCGGCTCGGCGGCCTTATCTGCAACGAGCGCCAGACCGACCGCGAGCTCGATCTCGCTGAGGCGCTGGCCAAGCGGCTGAATTCGCAGCTCATCCACTTCGTGCCGCGCGACAACATCGTCCAGCACGCCGAGCTGCGCCGTCAGACAGTGATCCAGTACGCGCCGGATTCCGCCCAGGCGGGCGAATACCGCAAGCTCGCCGAGAAGGTCCATGCGAATGCGGGCAAGGGCACCATCCCGACCCCGATCACCATGGAAGAGCTGGAGCAGATGCTGCTCGACTTTGGAATCATGAAGACCGAGGAGCAGCAACTCGCCGAACTCGCCGCCAAGGAGGCTGCGAAGGCGGCCGCCGCCCTGCGCTGA
- a CDS encoding nitrogen fixation protein NifQ produces the protein MSPPTGSRPDAVPAAAHYAALMAGHAVSRPAADPFDAHVFACVLALCTAEAEALGETLADRLGLRPEEVAAIEEVYFAPGAVGRSGVPTGLPVAVEEEVTVRDLLVAHRAERGSEEVWLAAIVARRAMEPDHLWQDLGLHARAELSRLMARHFPVLAAGNDRNLKWKKYLYRRLCEAEGFVLCTAPSCAACADFSVCFGDESGESRMAQRRRLADEAFAAETAATACAAVPGHVSTESRRRCRVALHQGASPPAGRR, from the coding sequence ATGTCCCCGCCGACCGGATCGCGGCCTGACGCCGTGCCGGCCGCCGCCCACTACGCCGCCCTGATGGCGGGGCACGCCGTGTCCCGCCCGGCGGCCGATCCCTTCGACGCGCATGTCTTTGCCTGCGTGCTCGCCCTGTGCACGGCGGAAGCTGAGGCCCTCGGCGAGACGCTCGCCGACCGGCTCGGCCTCCGGCCGGAGGAGGTCGCCGCGATTGAGGAGGTCTACTTCGCGCCCGGTGCCGTAGGGCGGAGCGGCGTTCCGACCGGCCTGCCGGTTGCGGTGGAGGAGGAGGTCACGGTCCGCGACCTCCTCGTCGCGCACCGCGCCGAGCGGGGCAGCGAGGAGGTATGGCTCGCCGCGATCGTCGCCCGCCGGGCCATGGAACCCGACCATCTTTGGCAGGATCTCGGCCTGCATGCGCGGGCCGAGCTGTCGCGCCTGATGGCGCGGCACTTCCCGGTGCTCGCTGCGGGCAACGACCGGAACTTGAAGTGGAAGAAATACCTCTACCGCCGCCTGTGCGAGGCTGAGGGTTTCGTCCTTTGCACGGCCCCGAGCTGCGCGGCCTGCGCGGATTTCAGCGTCTGCTTCGGGGACGAGAGCGGGGAGAGCCGCATGGCCCAGCGGCGGAGGCTGGCCGATGAGGCCTTCGCGGCCGAGACCGCGGCGACCGCGTGCGCGGCGGTCCCGGGTCACGTCTCGACCGAATCGAGGCGGCGATGCCGGGTTGCGCTGCATCAAGGTGCCTCGCCGCCCGCGGGCCGACGCTGA
- the nifN gene encoding nitrogenase iron-molybdenum cofactor biosynthesis protein NifN has product MTPVTLLTKAASTNPLKSSQPLGAALAFLGIDGAMPLFHGSQGCTSFALVLLVRHFKETVPLQTTAMDEVATVLGGTDHLEEAILNLKTRTKPSLIGICTTALVETRGEDFSGDLTLIQQRHAGTLGETELILAQTPDFAGAMAEGWSKAVEATIARLVPPEPGRVTALNQINILPGQHHTVADVEFLRDSARAFGLEPVILPDISGSLDGTVPERWIPTTYGGTAVAAIRGMGRALHTVALAEHVRGAAALIEARTGVPFTVFDTLTGLKAADRYIVLLAALSRRPVPAALRRRRNQLQDALLDGHFHFGGQRIAIAAEPDLLFGLVSFFVGLGAVVAVAVTTTGDNPILARVPAEAVLVGDLGDLEARAGGCDLLVTHSHGRQSSERLGIPLMRMGFPIFDRLGSQHRLTIGYEGTRNLIFEVANLFQANRRDPTLESLNPFRNRGEIHDGPAQIAAR; this is encoded by the coding sequence ATGACTCCGGTCACTCTCCTCACCAAGGCGGCCTCGACCAACCCGCTGAAATCCTCACAGCCTCTCGGGGCGGCCCTCGCCTTCCTCGGGATCGACGGCGCCATGCCGCTGTTCCACGGCTCGCAGGGCTGCACCTCCTTCGCCCTCGTGCTGCTGGTGCGGCACTTCAAGGAGACTGTGCCGCTCCAGACCACGGCGATGGACGAGGTCGCCACCGTGCTCGGTGGCACGGATCACCTCGAAGAGGCGATCCTCAACCTCAAGACCCGCACCAAGCCCAGCCTGATCGGCATCTGCACTACCGCCCTCGTCGAGACCCGGGGCGAGGATTTTTCGGGCGACCTCACCCTGATCCAACAGCGCCACGCCGGCACGCTCGGTGAGACCGAGCTGATCCTCGCCCAGACCCCCGACTTCGCAGGCGCAATGGCGGAAGGCTGGAGCAAGGCCGTCGAGGCCACGATTGCCCGCCTCGTGCCGCCGGAACCCGGCCGCGTCACCGCCCTCAACCAGATCAACATTCTGCCGGGCCAGCACCACACCGTCGCGGATGTGGAGTTCCTGCGCGACAGCGCCCGCGCCTTCGGCCTCGAACCCGTCATCCTGCCGGACATCTCCGGCTCCCTCGATGGCACGGTGCCAGAGCGCTGGATCCCCACCACCTATGGCGGCACGGCGGTGGCGGCGATCCGCGGCATGGGCCGGGCTCTCCACACGGTGGCGCTCGCTGAACACGTGCGGGGGGCCGCAGCGCTCATCGAAGCGCGCACCGGCGTGCCGTTCACGGTCTTCGATACGCTCACCGGCCTCAAGGCGGCGGACCGCTACATCGTGCTGCTTGCCGCACTGTCAAGGCGCCCAGTGCCGGCGGCTCTGCGCCGCCGCCGCAACCAGCTCCAGGACGCGCTCCTCGACGGGCATTTCCACTTCGGCGGCCAGCGCATCGCCATCGCGGCCGAGCCCGACCTGCTGTTCGGACTCGTGAGTTTCTTCGTCGGGCTCGGCGCGGTGGTGGCGGTCGCCGTCACTACCACCGGCGACAACCCGATCCTTGCCCGGGTGCCCGCCGAGGCGGTGCTGGTCGGCGATCTCGGCGACCTGGAGGCTCGGGCCGGGGGCTGCGACCTCCTCGTCACCCACAGCCACGGCCGGCAGTCCTCCGAGCGACTCGGCATCCCGCTGATGCGGATGGGCTTTCCGATCTTCGACCGGCTCGGCTCCCAGCACCGGCTCACGATCGGCTACGAGGGCACGCGCAACCTGATCTTCGAGGTAGCGAACCTGTTCCAGGCGAACCGCCGCGACCCGACCCTCGAATCCCTCAATCCCTTCCGAAACCGGGGAGAGATCCATGACGGCCCTGCGCAGATTGCGGCTCGTTGA
- the fdxB gene encoding ferredoxin III, nif-specific encodes MAFTTRDGRAWIPDFLVAIDETTCIGCGRCYKVCSRDVMHLFGVGDGNLLLGKIEEDEDDDFDGELVRKVMVVDNAGACIGCGACARVCPKNCQTHVPADRIAA; translated from the coding sequence ATGGCCTTTACAACGCGCGACGGCCGCGCCTGGATACCGGACTTCCTCGTGGCCATCGACGAGACTACCTGCATCGGCTGCGGCCGCTGCTATAAGGTGTGCTCGCGGGACGTGATGCATCTGTTCGGCGTCGGCGACGGCAACCTGCTCCTCGGCAAGATCGAAGAGGACGAGGATGACGACTTCGACGGCGAGCTTGTCCGCAAGGTCATGGTGGTGGACAATGCCGGGGCCTGCATCGGCTGCGGGGCGTGCGCCCGGGTCTGCCCCAAGAACTGCCAGACCCATGTCCCCGCCGACCGGATCGCGGCCTGA
- the nifE gene encoding nitrogenase iron-molybdenum cofactor biosynthesis protein NifE: MLKDRIADVFNEPGCEKNQAKSAKERKKGCSKPLTPGAAAGGCAFDGAKIVLQPITDVAHLIHAPLACEGNSWDNRGAGSSGSGLWRRSFTTDLTELDVMMGQGERKLYRAVREIARTHAPPAIFVYSTCVTALTGDDIEAVCRKASESYGLPVVPVNAPGFVGSKNLGNKLAGEALLDHVIGTVEPDDVGPTDINILGEFNLAGEFWAVRPLFEKLGIRIRACISGDAHYHEVAAAHTARATLMECSTALINLARKMEERWGIPFFEGSFYGISDTSDALRQTTRLLVSRGAPADLIDRTEALIAEEEARAWAKLDSFRPGLQGKRVLLNTGGVKSWSVVTALMEIGVEIVGTSVKKSTAEDKERIKQLLKDDHHMFESMAPRDFYAMLVSNKADIMLSGGRSQFIALKAKIPWLDINQERHYPYAGYDGMVELVRRIAIALSNPIWADLREPVPWDAEGRPTDGAGIAVPDASRGEDPTYLAHGRRKFASAGADDMAECRGRAP, encoded by the coding sequence ATGCTCAAGGACAGAATCGCGGACGTGTTTAACGAGCCCGGTTGCGAGAAGAACCAGGCCAAGAGCGCCAAGGAGCGCAAGAAGGGCTGCTCCAAGCCGCTCACGCCCGGGGCCGCGGCGGGAGGCTGCGCCTTCGACGGCGCCAAGATCGTGCTGCAGCCGATCACTGACGTGGCCCACCTGATTCACGCGCCCCTCGCCTGCGAAGGCAACAGTTGGGACAACCGCGGGGCAGGCTCCTCCGGTTCGGGCCTCTGGCGGCGCAGCTTCACCACCGACCTCACCGAACTGGACGTGATGATGGGCCAGGGCGAGCGGAAGCTCTACCGGGCCGTGCGCGAGATCGCCCGCACCCACGCTCCGCCGGCGATCTTCGTCTACTCCACCTGCGTCACTGCGCTGACAGGCGACGACATCGAGGCGGTCTGCCGCAAGGCGTCCGAGAGCTACGGCCTGCCGGTGGTGCCGGTGAACGCGCCGGGCTTCGTCGGCTCTAAGAATCTCGGCAATAAGCTCGCGGGCGAGGCCCTGCTCGATCACGTCATCGGTACCGTCGAGCCGGACGATGTCGGCCCGACCGACATCAACATCCTAGGCGAGTTCAACCTCGCGGGCGAGTTCTGGGCGGTGCGGCCGCTCTTCGAAAAACTCGGCATCCGCATCCGCGCCTGTATCTCGGGCGATGCGCACTACCATGAGGTTGCCGCCGCCCACACGGCGCGAGCGACCCTGATGGAATGCTCGACCGCCCTCATCAACCTCGCCCGCAAGATGGAGGAGCGCTGGGGCATCCCGTTCTTCGAGGGTTCCTTCTACGGAATCTCCGACACCTCAGACGCCCTGCGCCAGACCACGCGGCTCCTCGTCTCCCGCGGCGCGCCCGCCGATCTGATCGACCGCACCGAGGCGCTGATCGCCGAGGAGGAGGCGCGGGCCTGGGCCAAGCTCGACTCCTTCCGGCCCGGCCTCCAGGGCAAGCGCGTCCTCCTCAACACCGGCGGCGTGAAGTCCTGGTCGGTAGTCACGGCCTTGATGGAGATCGGCGTCGAGATCGTCGGGACGTCCGTGAAGAAGTCGACCGCCGAGGACAAGGAGCGGATCAAGCAGCTCCTCAAAGACGACCACCACATGTTCGAGAGCATGGCGCCACGCGACTTCTACGCGATGCTGGTTTCAAACAAGGCCGACATCATGCTGTCGGGCGGGCGGTCGCAGTTCATTGCGCTGAAGGCCAAGATTCCCTGGCTCGACATCAACCAGGAGCGGCACTACCCCTATGCGGGCTATGACGGGATGGTCGAGCTGGTGCGCCGCATCGCCATCGCCCTGTCGAACCCGATCTGGGCCGACCTGCGCGAGCCAGTGCCCTGGGATGCGGAGGGACGGCCGACCGATGGCGCTGGCATCGCCGTGCCCGACGCCTCGCGCGGCGAGGACCCGACCTACCTCGCCCATGGCCGCCGGAAATTCGCCAGCGCGGGCGCCGACGACATGGCCGAGTGCCGAGGGAGAGCGCCATGA
- a CDS encoding NifX-associated nitrogen fixation protein — MSETDTLERAQAADAAALATPFVTALVRLLRAQDSYGAWEKKPDAVLLKDFIVSKDQRRQIPIMGDPDPDVLWRVEMFFTAVGLAVEERTQLIASPMMKMSHEGFGRVLLTAGRLIVLNKYLRDVHRFGFESLTTLAEAGTKAADEAAALIEAHPDVARS, encoded by the coding sequence ATGTCCGAGACCGACACCCTGGAGCGGGCGCAGGCGGCCGACGCGGCCGCGTTGGCGACGCCCTTCGTCACCGCCCTGGTGCGCCTGCTTCGCGCCCAGGACAGCTACGGCGCCTGGGAGAAGAAGCCGGACGCAGTGCTCTTGAAGGATTTCATCGTCTCCAAGGATCAGCGGCGGCAGATCCCGATCATGGGCGATCCCGACCCGGACGTCCTGTGGCGGGTCGAAATGTTCTTCACGGCGGTCGGTCTCGCCGTGGAGGAGCGGACGCAGCTCATCGCAAGCCCAATGATGAAGATGAGCCACGAGGGCTTCGGCCGCGTGCTGCTTACCGCCGGGCGCCTCATCGTCCTGAACAAGTACCTGCGGGACGTGCACCGCTTCGGCTTCGAGAGCCTGACCACGCTCGCCGAGGCCGGGACCAAGGCCGCCGACGAGGCGGCGGCCCTGATCGAAGCCCATCCCGACGTCGCCCGGAGCTGA
- the nifK gene encoding nitrogenase molybdenum-iron protein subunit beta, with protein MPQSADQVLDHAPLFRQPEYQEMFARKREQFECPASSEAVEAQREYAKTWEYREKNLAREALVVNPAKACQPLGAVFAAAGFERTMSFVHGSQGCVAYYRSHLSRHFKEPSSAVSSSMTEDAAVFGGLNNMIDGLANTYSLYKPKMIAVSTTCMAEVIGDDLQAFIQNAKNKGSVPKDFDVPFAHTPAFVGSHVDGYDHMIKGILEHFWEERTRQAGTRINIIPGMDGFCVGNNRELKRLLGLIGVDYTLIQDASDTYDTPSDGEFRMYAGGTTLEEVAAAQDAKATLSLQKYCTRKTLDYCAEQGQEVHAFHYPLGVRGTDEFLLKVSELAGVEIPEEVTMERGRLIDAMADSQSWLHGKKYAIFGDPDVVYGLARFILDTGGEPIHCLATNGNKTWEEEMQALLASSPFGASGQVWAGKDLWHLRSLLFTEPVDFVLGNSYAKYLERDTGTPLIRTAFPIFDRHHHHRFAIMGYQGGLRLLTTILDKIFDKLDQETIALAKTDSSFDLTR; from the coding sequence ATGCCCCAATCCGCCGATCAAGTACTCGATCACGCACCGCTGTTCCGCCAGCCCGAATATCAGGAGATGTTCGCCCGCAAGCGCGAGCAGTTCGAATGCCCGGCCTCCAGCGAGGCGGTCGAGGCGCAGCGCGAATACGCCAAGACCTGGGAATACCGCGAGAAGAACCTCGCCCGCGAGGCCTTGGTGGTGAACCCCGCCAAGGCCTGCCAGCCGCTTGGCGCCGTCTTCGCGGCGGCGGGCTTCGAGCGCACGATGAGCTTCGTGCACGGCTCGCAGGGCTGCGTCGCCTATTACCGCTCGCACTTGTCGCGCCACTTCAAGGAACCCTCCTCGGCGGTGTCCTCCTCGATGACCGAGGACGCGGCGGTGTTCGGCGGTCTCAACAACATGATCGACGGCCTCGCCAACACCTATTCACTCTACAAGCCGAAGATGATCGCGGTCTCGACCACCTGCATGGCCGAGGTGATCGGCGACGACCTCCAAGCCTTCATCCAGAACGCCAAAAACAAAGGCTCGGTGCCGAAGGATTTCGATGTTCCCTTCGCCCACACCCCGGCCTTCGTGGGCAGCCACGTCGACGGCTACGACCACATGATCAAGGGCATCCTTGAGCATTTTTGGGAGGAGCGGACCCGCCAAGCGGGCACGCGGATCAACATCATCCCGGGCATGGACGGGTTCTGCGTCGGCAACAACCGCGAGCTGAAGCGCCTGCTCGGCCTGATCGGGGTGGATTACACGCTGATTCAGGACGCCTCCGATACCTACGACACGCCCTCGGACGGCGAGTTCCGGATGTATGCGGGCGGTACGACCCTGGAGGAGGTCGCGGCCGCGCAGGATGCCAAGGCGACGCTCTCGCTGCAGAAATACTGCACCCGCAAGACCCTCGATTACTGCGCCGAGCAGGGCCAGGAGGTCCACGCCTTCCACTACCCGCTCGGGGTGCGTGGTACCGACGAGTTCCTACTCAAAGTCTCGGAGCTGGCCGGCGTCGAGATCCCCGAGGAAGTGACGATGGAGCGCGGGCGGCTCATCGACGCTATGGCGGACAGCCAGTCCTGGCTGCACGGCAAGAAATACGCGATCTTCGGCGATCCGGACGTGGTCTACGGGCTCGCGCGATTCATCCTGGATACCGGAGGCGAGCCGATCCACTGCCTCGCCACCAACGGCAACAAGACCTGGGAGGAGGAGATGCAGGCGCTACTCGCCTCCTCGCCCTTCGGCGCGAGTGGGCAGGTCTGGGCCGGCAAGGACCTCTGGCACCTGCGCTCTCTGCTCTTCACCGAGCCGGTCGATTTCGTGCTCGGCAATTCCTACGCCAAATATCTGGAGCGCGACACCGGCACGCCGTTGATCCGCACCGCCTTCCCGATCTTCGACCGGCACCACCACCACCGCTTCGCGATCATGGGCTACCAGGGCGGCCTGCGCCTGCTGACGACGATCCTCGACAAGATCTTTGATAAGCTCGACCAGGAGACGATCGCCCTGGCCAAGACCGACTCCTCCTTCGACCTCACCCGCTGA
- the nifD gene encoding nitrogenase molybdenum-iron protein alpha chain, giving the protein MSLDYENDGAFHEKIIKEVLAAYPDKFAKRRRKHLSVATPAAADESAPEEEKALTECDVKSNIKSIPGVMTIRGCAYAGSKGVVWGPVKDMIHISHGPVGCGQYSWSQRRNYYIGTTGVDTFVTMQFTSDFREKDIVFGGDKKLDKVIDEIETLFPLNHGVTIQSECPIGLIGDDTEAVAKKKMTDIGKTVVPVRCEGFRGVSQSLGHHIANDAIRDWVFEKQEREFAFAGTPYDVNVVGDYNIGGDAWASRILLEEMGLRIVGNWSGDATLAEIERAPKAKLNLIHCYRSMNYICRYMEEKYAIPWMEYNYFGPSQIAASLRNIAKHFGPEIEKKAEAVIAKYQPLVDAVVAKYGPRLKGKRVMLYVGGLRPRHVITAYEDLGMEIAGTGYEFAHNDDYQRTGHYVKKGTLIYDDVTGYELEKFIETIRPDLVGSGIKEKYPVQKMGIPFRQMHSWDYSGPYHGYDGFAIFARDMDLAINNPVWGLFDAPWKKTPAPLLQEAAA; this is encoded by the coding sequence ATGAGCCTCGATTACGAAAACGACGGCGCATTCCACGAGAAGATTATCAAGGAAGTGCTGGCCGCCTATCCCGACAAGTTCGCCAAGCGCCGCCGCAAACACCTCTCGGTTGCCACCCCCGCCGCCGCGGACGAATCCGCGCCGGAGGAGGAAAAGGCGCTCACCGAGTGCGACGTGAAATCCAACATCAAGTCGATCCCGGGTGTCATGACCATCCGAGGCTGCGCCTATGCCGGCTCCAAGGGCGTGGTCTGGGGACCGGTCAAGGATATGATCCACATCTCGCACGGACCGGTCGGGTGCGGGCAGTATTCCTGGTCCCAGCGCCGCAACTACTACATCGGCACGACCGGAGTCGACACCTTCGTGACGATGCAGTTCACTTCCGACTTCCGGGAGAAGGACATCGTCTTCGGTGGCGACAAGAAGCTTGACAAGGTCATCGACGAGATCGAGACGCTGTTCCCGCTCAATCACGGCGTGACGATCCAGTCGGAATGCCCGATCGGCCTGATCGGCGACGACACCGAGGCGGTGGCCAAGAAGAAGATGACGGACATCGGCAAGACCGTGGTGCCGGTGCGCTGCGAGGGGTTTCGCGGCGTGTCGCAGTCGCTGGGCCACCACATCGCCAACGACGCGATCCGCGACTGGGTGTTCGAGAAGCAGGAGCGCGAGTTCGCCTTCGCGGGCACGCCCTACGACGTCAACGTGGTCGGCGACTACAATATCGGCGGCGACGCCTGGGCCTCGCGCATCCTGTTGGAGGAGATGGGCCTTCGCATCGTCGGCAACTGGTCGGGGGACGCCACCCTCGCCGAGATCGAGCGCGCGCCGAAGGCCAAGCTCAACCTCATCCACTGCTACCGGTCGATGAACTACATCTGTCGCTATATGGAGGAGAAGTACGCAATCCCGTGGATGGAGTACAATTACTTCGGCCCGTCGCAGATCGCGGCCTCTTTGCGCAATATCGCTAAGCATTTCGGTCCCGAGATCGAGAAGAAGGCAGAGGCGGTGATCGCCAAGTACCAGCCCCTCGTTGATGCGGTGGTCGCAAAGTACGGTCCGCGGCTGAAGGGCAAGAGAGTCATGCTCTATGTCGGTGGCCTGCGCCCGCGCCACGTGATCACAGCCTACGAGGATCTCGGCATGGAGATCGCAGGCACTGGCTACGAATTCGCCCATAACGACGACTACCAGCGCACCGGCCACTACGTTAAGAAAGGCACGCTGATCTACGACGACGTGACAGGCTACGAACTCGAGAAGTTCATTGAGACGATCCGGCCCGACCTCGTCGGCTCCGGCATCAAGGAGAAGTACCCGGTCCAGAAGATGGGCATTCCGTTCCGGCAGATGCACTCCTGGGACTATTCGGGCCCGTATCACGGCTATGATGGGTTCGCGATCTTCGCCCGGGACATGGACTTGGCGATCAACAACCCGGTCTGGGGCCTGTTCGACGCGCCCTGGAAGAAGACGCCGGCGCCCTTGCTCCAAGAGGCCGCCGCGTAA